ATGGATGAAAATTTAATGTTGATATGGCAGAAGTGTCTGCAGTTTATGCGTGATAATTTAAACGCGGCTGAGGATAATTCTGATTTAAAAAAGCTTGAAAAATCTTTCGACCTTCTGTTTGATAAAGTTCAGCCAATTTCTTTGGTTCAGAACAATCTTACCTTGATGGTTCCGAGCGATTTTTACAAGGAATATATTGAGGATAATTATCTATCCTTACTTTCAGCTGCCCTGAAGAAAAATATTGGAAAAGGAGTAAAATTATGGTATTCTGTAATGGAAAACAAGCCTAGCGGTTTGGAAAAACCAGTTACAATGAATATGAAGGGGAAAACAGTTCCTCCTCCAAAAATGCAGGAAACGATGCCTCAAGGGTTTTCGTCGAACATCGTTAATCCGTTTGTGGTTCCGGGAATCAGAAAAGTAAATATTGATTCCAACTTAAAGCCAGATTTCTCTTTTGATAATTATATAGAAGGAGAAAGCAACAAATTTGCTGCTACGGTAGCAAGATCTATCGCTAAAAGACCGGGGGCAACCGCTTTTAACCCATTATTTTTATATGGAGGTTATGGAGTTGGTAAAACGCACTTAGGACAGGCTGTAGGTTTAGAAGTGAAAAGTCAGTTTCCGGATAAAGTAGTTTTGTATTTGTCTTCTGAGAAATTCATCCAGCAGTTTATTTCAGCTGCAAAAGCTCATAAGCAGACAGAATTTGCGAATTTCTATCAGATGGTTGATGTTTTGATTATCGATGATATTCAGTTCCTTTCAGGGAAATCGGCAACTCAGGATAGCTTCTTCCACATTTTTGATTATTTACATCAGAATGGAAAACAGATCATCTTGACATCGGATAAAGCTCCGGCGGATATTATGGATATTCAGGACAGGATTGTTTCCCGTTTCAAGTGGGGACTTTCTGCGGAAATTAAATCACCGGATTTGCCGACACGTAGGCAAATTATCGTTGACAGATTAAGCCGTGACGGAATCGTTCTTCCGGATGACGTGCTTGATTTCTTGGCTACCGAAACAAAGACAAATGTAAGAGAACTTATTGGGGTAATTAACTCAGTAATTGCTTATTCTACCATATATAAGAAAGATCTGAGCCTTGAATTATTGAAAGATACGATCAATAAAATTGCTGCGAATCAGAAGAAGATTGTTAATATTCCTTATATTCAGGAGGTTGTTTGCGATTATTTCGGAATCAAAAAAGAGCAGCTTTTATCTAAAACAAGAAAAAGAGAAATTGCACTTCCAAGACAATTGGCGATGTATTTTTCAAAAGAATATACCAACTCCACATTCAGCAAAATTGGTGAAGAAATGGGAGGAAAAGATCACTCTACAGTAATGTATGCCTGCGATACGATCAAAGATGTTTCTAAAATTGATAAAGAGATCAAGAAGTACGTGAAAGACTTAACTGAGAAGATCAAACAATAGAAATAATTTAATTAAAAATATATAAAATGGAGAATAGAATTTATTCTTCATTTTTTGTTTAATACAATAATTTTTTAATCATTAAATCTTTTAATTTTTAAATAAAGTAGTATGAAAATAGTAATGGTTTGTCTGGGAAATATTTACAGAAGTCCTTTAGCGGAAGGGATTATGAAAGCAAAAGTTCCTTCTCATTTTATGATTGATTCTGCGGGAACGATTTCCATGCATGAAGGTAAACATCCTGATAAAAGATCGATAAAAACAGCGGCAAATCATCAGATTGATATTTCAAAACAAAGATCAAGACCCATTAACAATGCAGATTTTGATATATTTGATAAAATTTACTGCATGGATATTGATGTGATGGCAGATGTGATCTCAAAGGCTAAAAATGAAGAGCAAAGACAAAAAGTTTCTTTATTTTTGGAGTCTTTAGGAGATCATGAAAATGCAGAAGTTCCCGATCCTTACTGGGGAGATATGAAGGAATTTGAAGAGGTATTTCAGCTTATTAATCGAGGATGTGATGCCATTGTACAACAACTTAACAGTAACAACTAAAACGAAATTATGCTTTTTTTATTACCTGCTTACCTTTCCGAAAATACTTCTATCACTCATTTTTCACCTGTGATTAAAGAGTATATTATGCAAACGGATTACTTCTTTGTTGAAAATGAAAAAACGGCCAGAAAGGTGGTGAAATTCTTCGCTCCTGAGAAAAAACAGGCAGATTTAAAGCTTTTCTTGCTGGATAAATATACCGAAAATGCTGACATTAAAGAAGCCCAGGACAGAATGCTGAATGGTCAGGATTTCGGACTGCTTTCCGAAGCCGGACTTCCGTGTATCGCTGATCCCGGAAATTTAATGGTAAAATGGTGCCACGAAAAAAATATTCAAGTAGTGCCTATCTCAGGGCCTTCATCCATTATTTTAGCCTTGATCTCAAGCGGTTTTAACGGTCAGGAATTTACTTTTAACGGCTATCTTCCGATTGATAAAAGTGAGAAGAAAAAACAGATTTTGCAGTTAGAAAGTCTGGTTCAGAAAACGGGCTATTCTCAGATTTTCATGGAAACACCGTATAGAAATAATGCGCTTTTTGAAGATCTTACTAAATTTTTATCACCCAATACCAAGCTCTGTATCGCTGCCAATATCAACGATCCTGAACTGGAATTCATTAAAACAAAAACGATAAAAGAATGGCAGAAACAAAAACCGGAATTGCATAAAATTCCAGCTGTTTTTGTGTTGGGAAAATAGCCATTGTGAGGAATGAGATAATATTTTTATAATTTCTCGCAGATATAGCAGAATACGCAGATTATAATTTATACAGTTTATAAAAAAGATTTGTGTAATCTGCTATATCTGCGAGGGAAATAATTAACATTACTTTCTCTTCCTGTTTCTCCACTTTTTCCAAAGATAAACAATAGCAGGAATCAGCAGAAAGAAAGGCCATAGCGAAGTTAATCCGAGAAAGAAAGCAATAAAACTATTCCAGCCCTCTGTGAAAGAATCTCCAAAGCGGCTTCCAAAACCGATTTTTGAAGTCGTTGAACTTCTTACTTTTTCTTTGTGTAGAGTTAGATTTAATGTACTGTAATTCACGCGGTCATCGATAAACCGAAGCCTGCCTTCCGAGACATCAATTTCATCTTCTAATTCTCGGATATTTTCCTGAATTTCCAGCATATCTTTCGTAGTAGCCGCACTTTTCAGCATATCGCGATATTTTTCAAGATAGATTTTCTTGTTCGCGAGTTTGATGGTAACATCAGTGTATTCTTCCGTAACGTCGTTTGATGAAATGTTTTTAGATAAAACAGAACCCATTCCGTCTGAAAACGAATTGATTAACGAGTCAAAATTCTTGTGCGGAACTCTTATTATTAAGTTAAGATTTTCATCGGTATCTGTATTTCGAAACTCTTCTTTCTGAATGTAGCCATTACTCTTTTTTACGATTTCATTCACTTGATTCTGAGCTTTTTTAGTGTCGCCAACCTGAATCGTCATTTCACCATTTTTAATGATTTTTTTAGAAATTGTATCATTTGTATTCAAATACTGATTTTTATTTAGTCATTCCTTAAAAACCAAGTAATATTTTGATTATCAGTTTTATGCACTTATATTTCGTAAAAAATCGTTGTAAAAAATTGCAATAAATTGTATTTTTAGGATATAAAAAGTGGCAAAATGTTAGGCAAAATAAGAGAGGATTTACAGCAGAATTTATTCAAGACCAGGCTTACGGAGCTTATTAATATGGAGCATCCGGTGGTAAAATTAGCTGGGGAGATTTCCTGGGATAAAATGGAGTCAGAGTTTGAGAAATTATTTTCAGAAAACGGAAGACCTTCTATTGCTATCCGTAAAATAGCAGGAATGCTTTTGCTCAAGGAAATGTTTAAAGAAAGTGATGAAAGTGTAATAGAGAGATGGATTGAGAATGCGTATTGGCAATATTTTACCGGAGAAACCTTTTTCCAGACAGAGCAGCCTTTCGATCCGAGCAATTTTGTACACTTCAGAAAAAGAATTGGAGATAAGGGTTTGGAATTTCTTTTGGGACAAAGCGTTTCTCTCCATCCCAAAGCCAAAACAGAAGATGAAGTTCAGGTAGATACGACGGTTCAGGAGAAGAACATTACCTTTCCTACCGATGCCAAATTAGCAAAAAAAGTAATCGACAATTGTAGAAAAATAGCAGAAAAAGAGAGCGTTGTACAAAGACAAAGCTACAGAAGAGTGAGCAAACAATTATTGCGGGACGCTTTTTTTGGACATCATCCCAGAAGACAGAAGAAGGCAAAAATGGCGAGGAAAAAGCTCAGGACGATTGGTAAAAGAGTTCTTCGGGAATTGGAAAGAAAACTTCCTAAAGATGTTTTGAAAGGCTACGAAGACGTTTTTAAAATTTACCTTAAAGCACTCACCCAAGAACGTACCACGAAAGATAAAATTTACAGTCTTCACGAGCCACAAGTTGCGTGTATTGCGAAAGGAAAATCGGGAAAAGCATACGAGTTTGGGACAAAAGTAGCAGTAGTAAGAGGTCGGAAAACAGGGATCATCAGCTCGGTAAAGAGATTTTCTGGCAATCCTCACGATAGTAAAACTCTTGAAGAATCATTGGCACAGAGTGAGAGGGTAAGAAAATCCGTTGGCGGAACAAGACCTACGAAAGCCACTACAGACAGAGGATTTAAAGGAATCAAAGAAGTGGAAGGAACAGCAATTTTGCTTCCCGCAAAAAAAGAAAAAACAAAATATGGGCAACAAGTAGCCAGATTAAGATTCCGGGCAAGAGCAGCCATAGAACCTTGTATCTCTCATTTAAAAAGAAACCACTCCTTAGGATTAAACTTCCTGAAAGGAGTGGCTGGAGATATTAATAATGCATTATTAGCAGGGATTGGATACAATTTGAAGATGAGATTGAATCAAATCAAACAACAAATTCTTCTTTGGCTCGAACTTGTTCTCCGAATCTTTTTAGGCAAATATAATTTTCAAAGTCAAAAAACAGCTTTTTAAGGAGCGACTATTTACACTGGCTGATTTTTCTGAAATGGCAGCAGGTGAATAATTTGCTACTTTATCTTCCTGAACAACATCCACTAAACTGGCATGTAAAGCCTGTGTTTCATTCTTTTTGCAATGGATAAGTAGAATACAAAATGAAAGTGATACTAATGATTTTTTCATAATTTATTTCTTTTGGGTACTTTCAAAAGTAGGGGTAAAAACTGAAAAAGATTAAATTTTTAAAGAACATTTGAATTTTAGGGGAATGAATTTATAAATCTATTCTTTAAATTGATCTAACCATGGGATACTTGAATTTATTTTATATTTTTATTGAATGAAAAAGAGTCTTTTAGCCATCCTATTTTTACCGTTTTCGATGTTTGCTCAGGAAGTTCCGAAACTGACGGATGAAATGGCAATCAAATTATCCGAAAAACCACTTCACTGCATCAATCAGGAATATCCGAACAAAACGGCGCATATTATTAATAATGCGGATGAAGTTCCGTTAACACCGAAAGATCTACATCCCAGTTTTTATGGCTGTTTCGATTGGCATAGCTCTGTTCATGGACATTGGATGTTGGTTCGTTTACTAAAAACAAAGCCGAACTTGTCGATTGCAAGAGACATAGAAAATATTCTGGATAATTCATTTAAAAAAGAAAATCTTCAGACAGAAGCAGATTATTTTACCAAATATCAACTGACAGGAACTTTTGAAAGAACCTACGGCTGGGCTTGGCTATTGAAACTGGATGAAGAATTAGCAACTTGGGACCATCCAAAAGCGAAAGTTTGGCATCAGAATCTGAAACCTTTGACGGATAAAATTTTAGCTTCCTGGAAGAGTTTTTTACCAAAACAAACGTATCCAAACAGAACGGGAGTGCATCCTAATACAGCCTTCGCAATGGTTTTTGCATTAGATTGGGCAAGAGCGACAGGTGATAAAGCGTTTGAGAATCAATTGATTGAAAAGGCTAAATATTTTTATTTAAATAATACAAAAACGCCTGCTTATCTTGAGCCGGACGGTTCAGATTTCTTTTCGCCGAGTTTAGAAATTGCAGATTTAATGAGAAGAGTTTTACCTCAAAAAGAATTTGTTTCCTGGTTAAATAATTTCTACGAAAAACGAAGTCTGGAGAATATCGAGAAAATTCCTGTTGTGAGTGATTTGTCTGATTATCAAACTGTTCATTTGGTTGGTTTATCCTTCACAAAAGCTTGGTGTATGAAAGGAATTGCAAAATCTCTTCCCAATGATCATCCATTAAAAAAAGAATTCCAGAAAACGGCAACTGTATTTTTAAACAACGGACTTCCCTTATTATTCCAAGGGAATTACGGTGGTGATCACTGGTTGGCGAGTTTTGCAGTGTACGCTTTAGAAGATTAATTGGGCTGGAAACTTGAAGCTGGAAGAGGGAAGTTGATGAGTTGTATAGAGCAACTTCCAGCCTCCATCTTCCAACTTCCTAACCTAATATTTAATTCCCAATTTTTTAAGAATAAAACTTAATAGCCAGATCGGTCCTACTAAAAGAAACTGTACATCTTTTAGGAAAGATGGTTTTTTGCCTTCAATTTTATGTCCTACGAATTGTAAAATCCATGTGATGATGAAAACAGCGAGGTAAACAATCCAGGAATTTTCTTTGAATCGAATATTGATTCCGTAAGCGAAACTTTCCATTAAAGTCATCACAATAATCATGAGTAAACCTACCAAAAAGGAAAGCCGCATATAAAAAATAGTGACCAAAGCCATTGCGACGAGGCTTATATAACTAATTTCACCAATATAAATAAAACCAATTGATTTGGACGGAATGAGTGAAATAAATCCTAAAATCGTCCAGAAAATCAAGGGAACACAGAGCCAGTGAATCAGTTTGTTGGTCGAATTTCTGTGACTTTCACCGTATTCAGCAAATAGTAAATCAATCTTTCTCATAATAGGAATTTGGAAAATACTAAAATAATAAATTTTTGTAATCGCTCAAGAGATTGCTTACATTTGTGTTATGTCTGCCTTAGAAAAATTTGGGGTTGAGATCTTTACTCAACATAATATTTTCCAGAGAATCGCTGTCGATAAGCCTTTTCGACCGGATAATCCTGCATTTATATTCATTAAAAGCGGGACCATAAAGCTTAAACAACACTTCCGCGATCTCGAACTTTCTGCCAATATGTTTATGGTAACCGATCCGCAGACGATCTATGAAATGGTGTCCGTAAGTGACGATTTTCAGTCGAGAATGGTTTCTTATAAACGTGAATTTATTTCAACGTTGTCACTGAAATTCAATAGGTTAATTACGTATCGTTACTTTAGGCAACAGATGAATATCGGCGTTCCTTTTCATCAGGATGAAATGGATGTGGTTTGGAAAAGTGTGAATTTTCTTAAATATATTTTAGATTCAGAAACGGAAATGACCTATAAAAAAGAGATCGTTGAGCATCTTTTTTCTGTTTTTTGTTATCAGATGGCAGGGATTATTGCTCAGGAAGACAGCAATTCTATGAGCCAGATGTCGAGACAGGAGGAAATTGTTTTTGTTTTTCTGAACGACCTTGCCGAACATCATCTTACCGAGCGTGGAGTAGAGTTCTATGCCGAGCGGCAGTCAATTACAACCAGACATCTTTCTTCTGTTATTAAAGAGATTACCGGCAAGTCGGCAAGTCAAATCATTGCTTTAATAGTAATCAATGAGGCTAAAGTGCTATTAAATGCTTCCAGTAAACCTATATCAGAGATTTCATCAATTCTTGGATTTAGCGATCAATACTCATTTTCACATTTTTTTAAGAAACATTTAGGCGAAAGTCCATCACAATACAGAAATCAGTTCGAAAATTAAAATCCTACGTTTGAACATCTTTTTCCAATTCTCAAACATTTGTTTGAGTTTGTATTCACCCTAACTTTGTACTCGTAAAACAAGGTAAAATGGTAAAGAATATAAAAACAGCACTATCATTAATGATAGCGGTCTTTCCTGCGCTGTTTTTTTCACAGGAAATAAAACAGATGACAGCGAATGAGGTGGCCGAACTCGCCGTACAAAATCATCAGCAGTTGAAGGTTTCGGCGCAGAATATCGACATCGCAAAACAAAATACGAGCGTTACTAAACTTCAAAAATTGCCGACAATTACGGCTTCTACCAGTCAATTCTATTTAGGAAACGTATTAGCAATTGATAAGGATTTTTCAAATTCTACGGCTATCCCGATGCCTCATTACGGAAGTTCTTACGCGGTTCAGGCGACTCAACTCATCTTCAAAGGAGGATTGGTCAATAAGTCGATTGAATTGGCAGGGCTTCGTGAGCAACTTTCAGAATTAGATTTAGAAAAGAATAAGCAGGATGTGAAATTTTTGGTTATTTCCAATTATTTGGATATTTATAAAATCATTAATCAACAGGAAGTTTTTCAAAATAACAAAAAACTGGCTCAGGAGAGGCTGAAAAATATTCAGAAGTTTTATCAGCAGGGAATGGTGACGAGAAATGAGGTGATTCGTGGTGAGCTGGCCATCAAAAACTTAGATCAGGGAATTTTAACATTAGTGAATAATAAAAAGATTCTTAATTATAATTTAAGCATCGCTTTGGGTTTGCCTTCTGATACTGAGATTGTTCCTGTTGAAAATGTTGAGAGCAAAGATGCCGGAATTGGTATGGATTATTACGTAAATCTTGCCCACGACAGCAATCCTTTAATGAAATCTGCTAAAACAAATATTGATGTTGCAGATAAAAATATTGAGATTATAAAAACTGATAAAATGCCTACCATTGCAGGTTTCGGTGGATATACCTTACAAAGACCGATCACGACGAGAAATCCTGTGTTGGATATGTATTCGGGAGGTTGGCAAACAGGTGTTTCATTAAGCTATAATATTGATAATCTGTATAAAACGAAGGAAAGAGTGAAGTTGGGTGAGATTCAGAAAAATCAGGCGAATGATGCGATGACGTTGACTCAGCAAAATATTGATATGGCGGTGAATGCGGCTTATGTTAAATATCAGGAGTCGATTCAACAGGCTGATATTCTGAATGATGCTAAAAGTTTAGCGGAAGAAAATTATAAGATTACAGAAGCTAAGTATCTGAATCAGTTGGCGGTACAGGCAGAAATGATTGATGCACAAAATCAAAAACTGCAATCAGAATTAGATTATGCCAATGCAGAAATCAATGTGTTGTATCAATATTACAATCTTTTGAAATCTACGGGAACGCTGTAAATAAATTCTCTGAGGTCTTTTTTAAGTGAAACGCCTTTGAGAGCTTAAAAACATTTAGTAGTCAAAAAATCTTAGCGCCCTTTGCGTTTAAAATAAATAACACAAGGAAAAAAATTTAAAACTGAAAATCAAAACAATGGAAAACAAGGAACAAAATACTCAAAATACCGCGCCGGCACCCGTACAATCTAGTGCTGTGGCGAAAAAGAAAGAAAATAAAAAGAATAAAATCAGAGCCATTATCTCTAACATTATCGTGTTTTTGGTGATTGGCTTCGGGTTATTCTGGCTGGTACGTGAATATTTTCACGTGGGCGACAAAACATATACGGAAGCGGCTCAGGTTGAGGAGTTTATTAATCCGATCAATACGAGAGTTTCAGCATATATCAAAGAAATTAAGTTCATTGAACATCAGCAGGTTAAAAAAGGAGATACATTAGTGATCCTTGACGACCGCGAGATTTTAACACAATTAGGTCAGGCAGAAGCGGCTTATCAGAATGCTTTAGCTCAGAAAACAGCAACAAGTTCATCGGTAAATACCGTTTCCAACAACGTTAGCGTAATGGAATCCAATATTGCGGGAGCAAAAGCCAGACTTTGGAACGCGGAACAAAATTTAACCAGATATAAAAATCTGTTGGCTTCAGAAGCAGTAACAAGACAGCAGTACGATCAGGTAAAAACCGAATATGATGCACAGAAAGCGGCGTATGAAACATTGGTAAATCAAAAGCAATCTGCGAATCTATCGACAACGGAGGTAAGAAGCAAATTAGGGATTAAAGATGCCGAAATTAAAAGAACAAAGTCAGCATTGGATATGGCAAAAATTAATCTGTCTTACACCGTGATCACCGCGCCTTATGACGGAGTAATGGGAAGAAGAACGATTTCTGAAGGACAATTGATTCAACCCGGACAACAAGTGGCAACAATCGTTCTAAATGGACAAAAATGGGTAACCGCCAATTTCCTGGAAAGTCAGATGCCAAATATCAAAATTGGTGAAAAAATGATGATGACAGCCGATGCGTTAGGCGGACAAAAATTTGAAGGAATTGTAACGGCCATTTCAGCGGCAACGGGTTCAAGATATTCAAGTGTTCCGACGGATAACTCTACCGGAAACTTCATCAAAGTTCAGCAGAGAATTCCTGTGAGAATAGAGTTTACAGCTTCTAATAAAAAAGAAGATCTGGCTAAACTGAGTGCGGGAATGAACGTGAATGTGAACATTAATTCAAAAGATTAATACATATAAGATGTCAGATTACAGACCTTGAAGAGGAATTAATGCAGAAAGCTGTAAGTCAGATGTCTATTATCTGAAATCTTATTATCTAACAAAAAATCATGTACAATAAAGGATTATACAACGACTGGGTTCCGAAACCCGTGCAGCTTTTGCTGATCGTATTGCTTCTTGCGGTGGTGATGCCATTGGGAGGCGTGTATACGGGAAACATCAGCTATGTGGTGAGCGGAACCGGGGCGATGACAGAATATTTCATGTGGGCGAATTATGCGACTACCATTGGGATGGGCGCATGTATGCCGATTGTGATGAGAATGAAAATGAGATACAAAGTTCGTGATAAAATGACACTTTTATTGGTACTTTTAGGTTTGCTGAGTTATTTGAATTCAACGACTTTTGAGCCGATGATCTTTGTATTTTCCGCTTTACTGATCGGGTTTTTAAAAATGATGGTAACAATTGAATTATTCTTACCGTTAATGGCCATGATCGGGAACAGAGGAATGTTCTACGGCGGATTTTATACCTTCGTTTTAGCCATGAATCAGGTTTCTGCTTATTATGCGGTGGAAGTTTCTATTCAATACAACTGGCAGCATTTTTATGTGATTATGGCAGTAGGATGCTTCATTTTGGCTTTGCTGCATTGGGTTTTTATGCACGATAAATATTTTGCATTAAAAGTTCCGTTGCATTATATCGATTGGTTGAGTATTCTACTTTTCGTTTCCACGTTTATGTTTTCGGCGTATGTTTTTTCGTTTGGAAAACAGCAGGATTGGCTCAATTCAAGAAATATTATCAATGCGAGTATCGCAGCTTTTGTGAGTTTTGCTTTGTTGGCGATTCGTCAGTTTACGTTGAAAAGACCTTATATATCATTTAAAATCTTCACTAAAAACAATGTTCAGCACGGGTTATTTATGCTTTTCATGCTCGGAATGTTTTTAGGAACAACCTCTATTCAGAACACTTTTGCAGTCGGCGTTTTGGGATATGACCAATTAACCAATGCAAGATTGAATTTATTAATGATTCCCGGACTGGTTTTAGCCGGAGTTGTTGCTATTATTTGGTTTAAAAAAGAAATTCCATTGAAGATGTTTATTTTTTCAGGATTTTCAGCAATGGTGGGCTATGCTATGGTGATGTACTTTTCTATGGTGCTCGAATTCAGTTATGACAATTGGTATTTACCGATGTTCTTAAAAGGTTACGGAATGGGCGCCTTATTCATTTCGGTTTGGTTTTATACGCTTGATAAGCTGGAATTGGATGAAATGCTCGCAGCTATCGGATTGGTATTAGTTTGGAGAACGTTTTTATCGGTTGGAGTTTTCTCTGCAATTTACGCTTGGTTTCAATATCATTTTCAGGTTGTTGCGATTGGAGATCTCGCTGTTTATATGGATGGAATGACGATAACTCCACAAAGTGTATCTGCCAATATGAAGACTATTCAGTTGAATGCCATTATTATAGCTAATAAAAAAATATTCGGATATATTATTTTGATGGGCTTGGGAGTGTTGGTTTATGTTTTCACGCATCACTTCGGAAAAGAACGTTTCGAATACGCTAGATTTGTTAAAATATTAAACGGAAAATCTGCATTGGCGAGAAAAAGACTTCGCGAAAGAAAAAGATTAGTG
The sequence above is a segment of the Chryseobacterium sp. MYb264 genome. Coding sequences within it:
- the dnaA gene encoding chromosomal replication initiator protein DnaA → MDENLMLIWQKCLQFMRDNLNAAEDNSDLKKLEKSFDLLFDKVQPISLVQNNLTLMVPSDFYKEYIEDNYLSLLSAALKKNIGKGVKLWYSVMENKPSGLEKPVTMNMKGKTVPPPKMQETMPQGFSSNIVNPFVVPGIRKVNIDSNLKPDFSFDNYIEGESNKFAATVARSIAKRPGATAFNPLFLYGGYGVGKTHLGQAVGLEVKSQFPDKVVLYLSSEKFIQQFISAAKAHKQTEFANFYQMVDVLIIDDIQFLSGKSATQDSFFHIFDYLHQNGKQIILTSDKAPADIMDIQDRIVSRFKWGLSAEIKSPDLPTRRQIIVDRLSRDGIVLPDDVLDFLATETKTNVRELIGVINSVIAYSTIYKKDLSLELLKDTINKIAANQKKIVNIPYIQEVVCDYFGIKKEQLLSKTRKREIALPRQLAMYFSKEYTNSTFSKIGEEMGGKDHSTVMYACDTIKDVSKIDKEIKKYVKDLTEKIKQ
- a CDS encoding IS5 family transposase, with translation MLGKIREDLQQNLFKTRLTELINMEHPVVKLAGEISWDKMESEFEKLFSENGRPSIAIRKIAGMLLLKEMFKESDESVIERWIENAYWQYFTGETFFQTEQPFDPSNFVHFRKRIGDKGLEFLLGQSVSLHPKAKTEDEVQVDTTVQEKNITFPTDAKLAKKVIDNCRKIAEKESVVQRQSYRRVSKQLLRDAFFGHHPRRQKKAKMARKKLRTIGKRVLRELERKLPKDVLKGYEDVFKIYLKALTQERTTKDKIYSLHEPQVACIAKGKSGKAYEFGTKVAVVRGRKTGIISSVKRFSGNPHDSKTLEESLAQSERVRKSVGGTRPTKATTDRGFKGIKEVEGTAILLPAKKEKTKYGQQVARLRFRARAAIEPCISHLKRNHSLGLNFLKGVAGDINNALLAGIGYNLKMRLNQIKQQILLWLELVLRIFLGKYNFQSQKTAF
- a CDS encoding TolC family protein codes for the protein MVKNIKTALSLMIAVFPALFFSQEIKQMTANEVAELAVQNHQQLKVSAQNIDIAKQNTSVTKLQKLPTITASTSQFYLGNVLAIDKDFSNSTAIPMPHYGSSYAVQATQLIFKGGLVNKSIELAGLREQLSELDLEKNKQDVKFLVISNYLDIYKIINQQEVFQNNKKLAQERLKNIQKFYQQGMVTRNEVIRGELAIKNLDQGILTLVNNKKILNYNLSIALGLPSDTEIVPVENVESKDAGIGMDYYVNLAHDSNPLMKSAKTNIDVADKNIEIIKTDKMPTIAGFGGYTLQRPITTRNPVLDMYSGGWQTGVSLSYNIDNLYKTKERVKLGEIQKNQANDAMTLTQQNIDMAVNAAYVKYQESIQQADILNDAKSLAEENYKITEAKYLNQLAVQAEMIDAQNQKLQSELDYANAEINVLYQYYNLLKSTGTL
- a CDS encoding helix-turn-helix domain-containing protein, with translation MSALEKFGVEIFTQHNIFQRIAVDKPFRPDNPAFIFIKSGTIKLKQHFRDLELSANMFMVTDPQTIYEMVSVSDDFQSRMVSYKREFISTLSLKFNRLITYRYFRQQMNIGVPFHQDEMDVVWKSVNFLKYILDSETEMTYKKEIVEHLFSVFCYQMAGIIAQEDSNSMSQMSRQEEIVFVFLNDLAEHHLTERGVEFYAERQSITTRHLSSVIKEITGKSASQIIALIVINEAKVLLNASSKPISEISSILGFSDQYSFSHFFKKHLGESPSQYRNQFEN
- a CDS encoding SAM-dependent methyltransferase, with translation MLFLLPAYLSENTSITHFSPVIKEYIMQTDYFFVENEKTARKVVKFFAPEKKQADLKLFLLDKYTENADIKEAQDRMLNGQDFGLLSEAGLPCIADPGNLMVKWCHEKNIQVVPISGPSSIILALISSGFNGQEFTFNGYLPIDKSEKKKQILQLESLVQKTGYSQIFMETPYRNNALFEDLTKFLSPNTKLCIAANINDPELEFIKTKTIKEWQKQKPELHKIPAVFVLGK
- a CDS encoding DUF2891 domain-containing protein encodes the protein MKKSLLAILFLPFSMFAQEVPKLTDEMAIKLSEKPLHCINQEYPNKTAHIINNADEVPLTPKDLHPSFYGCFDWHSSVHGHWMLVRLLKTKPNLSIARDIENILDNSFKKENLQTEADYFTKYQLTGTFERTYGWAWLLKLDEELATWDHPKAKVWHQNLKPLTDKILASWKSFLPKQTYPNRTGVHPNTAFAMVFALDWARATGDKAFENQLIEKAKYFYLNNTKTPAYLEPDGSDFFSPSLEIADLMRRVLPQKEFVSWLNNFYEKRSLENIEKIPVVSDLSDYQTVHLVGLSFTKAWCMKGIAKSLPNDHPLKKEFQKTATVFLNNGLPLLFQGNYGGDHWLASFAVYALED
- a CDS encoding low molecular weight protein-tyrosine-phosphatase yields the protein MKIVMVCLGNIYRSPLAEGIMKAKVPSHFMIDSAGTISMHEGKHPDKRSIKTAANHQIDISKQRSRPINNADFDIFDKIYCMDIDVMADVISKAKNEEQRQKVSLFLESLGDHENAEVPDPYWGDMKEFEEVFQLINRGCDAIVQQLNSNN
- a CDS encoding HlyD family secretion protein → MENKEQNTQNTAPAPVQSSAVAKKKENKKNKIRAIISNIIVFLVIGFGLFWLVREYFHVGDKTYTEAAQVEEFINPINTRVSAYIKEIKFIEHQQVKKGDTLVILDDREILTQLGQAEAAYQNALAQKTATSSSVNTVSNNVSVMESNIAGAKARLWNAEQNLTRYKNLLASEAVTRQQYDQVKTEYDAQKAAYETLVNQKQSANLSTTEVRSKLGIKDAEIKRTKSALDMAKINLSYTVITAPYDGVMGRRTISEGQLIQPGQQVATIVLNGQKWVTANFLESQMPNIKIGEKMMMTADALGGQKFEGIVTAISAATGSRYSSVPTDNSTGNFIKVQQRIPVRIEFTASNKKEDLAKLSAGMNVNVNINSKD
- a CDS encoding DUF4349 domain-containing protein, whose product is MNTNDTISKKIIKNGEMTIQVGDTKKAQNQVNEIVKKSNGYIQKEEFRNTDTDENLNLIIRVPHKNFDSLINSFSDGMGSVLSKNISSNDVTEEYTDVTIKLANKKIYLEKYRDMLKSAATTKDMLEIQENIRELEDEIDVSEGRLRFIDDRVNYSTLNLTLHKEKVRSSTTSKIGFGSRFGDSFTEGWNSFIAFFLGLTSLWPFFLLIPAIVYLWKKWRNRKRK
- a CDS encoding Mpo1 family 2-hydroxy fatty acid dioxygenase, which encodes MRKIDLLFAEYGESHRNSTNKLIHWLCVPLIFWTILGFISLIPSKSIGFIYIGEISYISLVAMALVTIFYMRLSFLVGLLMIIVMTLMESFAYGINIRFKENSWIVYLAVFIITWILQFVGHKIEGKKPSFLKDVQFLLVGPIWLLSFILKKLGIKY